The Methanobacteriales archaeon HGW-Methanobacteriales-1 sequence GATGATCTGTTTTTTGTTCCGGCTCAAGTAAATAAAATACCTTTAAACATGGAAGAACCCGTTAACACTACCTTAACATTAGGGCCCAATGCTAAAAAACCATTAAATGTTTCTTCACCAATTATGATTTCTGGAATGAGTTTTGGTGCTGTTTCTAAAAAGGTGAAGATAGTTATTGCAGAATCTGCTGAAAAACTAAAAATCGCATACAATTCAGGTGAAGGTGGGATAATAAATGAAAATAGGACGACTAATTTGGATTACAAAATAGTTCAATACTCTACTGGCAGATACGGTGTAGATGAAGACATACTTAAATCTGCAGCAGCAATTGAAATAAGATTTGGCCAAGGAGCATACCCTGGTAAAGGAAGTTATCTACCTGCTGAAAAGATTACACCAGAAGTTGCAAGAATGAGGGGCCTTAAAAAAGGTGAGTCATCTTATTCACCAGCACATCACCCAGATATGACTGATATTGATGCTATAAAAAATAAGGTGACCTGGCTTCGTGAACTTACAAATGGTATCCCTATTGGTGCTAAAATTGGGTGTGGTGATGTAGAAGCGGATGTTAAAGTTTTAGCTGAAGTGGGAGTGGATTTCATAGCCCTTGATGGTTTTGGTGGGGGTACTGGAGCTACTGACTTGTATGTAAGAGATAATGTTGGAATGCCCGTCTTTGCGGCAATCCCACTTGCATTTAACACACTTGATAATCTCGGTGTTAAAGATAAAACAACCCTAATAGCCAGTGGAGGCCTACGCAGCTCTGCTGATTTTACTAAATGTTTAGCTTTAGGTGCTGACGCAGTTTACATTGGTACCGCTGCCCTAATAGCAATTAACTGTCAGCAATACAGAGTATGCTACTCTGGCCTTTGTCCAACTGGTATTGCAACTCAAAACCCAGAACTTGTCAAACAACTGGATATTCCTGAAGGAATTGCAAAGTTAACTAAATTTATAGAATTATCAACTCAGGAAATTGCTAACTTAACCCGGATCGTTGGGAAAAATGATATAAATTTACTTTTCAAAGATGATATTCGCTCTGAAAGTCCAGATATGGCTAAACTCACTGGTGTAAAATGGATGAATGGGCAATATATTAACTAATGAGTCTTGGTTTTTTTCATTTATTTGGCGTAGTGGTAAATAATATTTAGGTGGTAATATATATTATAAAAGAGGGGTGATTGTATGAGTAAAGTTGAATTCAATATGGAAAATTGGGAAAAATGCATCTGCAAATCATGTCCAGTGCAAGCTGACAGTAAGTGTGCCCGTGAAAAGAAAATGAAAGCCATGGAAATGATGCCCAAATTAAAAGAAAGTAAAATGATGCCCGAGCCTGAAATGGTACCTGGTATGTACTGTGCTAATGGAAAAGCCACTTGTACCGATATTGATGTCAGTAAAATGTGTCAATGCAATATGTGTCCACTATGGAAAGAAAACGACCTACCTAATGGAGAACCTATGGGTTATTTCTGCAGAGACGGAGCAGCAAGATAGGATATATCTGCTTCAACATTTTTTATTAATTATTCTTTTCTAATCTTTTAAAGCCGAAATATATTAGAACTGAGCAGATAATTAATCCTACAATGGCCGGAATAATAATTGACATTCCAGACTGCCCACCAAAGGCCACACTCCATATTATTTTTAACACGGCCATGAGGACAATAACCGATATTCCAAATAATAAATTTCGTTTCCAGAAAGCTGCTCCCAGAGCTATGAATGAAATAGGTACCAGAAGACTTAATACGATTTTACCCAGTCCCCAATCTCCAGTCAAGTAATCTTTTTCCAACTGCAGAAACTCCAAGGACTGTGGGCTTACTACTTCGGGTGTGGGAAAGTAGAACATGCTGGTAAACAAGAAGAAGATTGTGGCAGATATACCGGCCCAGCTTCTTTTATAGGCAAAATAACAAAAAGGAATCAAAAATAGTGGCCTAATATACCAGCTTAAAATATTCTGATGACGTTCAAATGCCCAGGTAAAAAAATTAGAGTTAAAAACCATTAAAAATAGAAATATCATGGTAAAAAATGCAAAAATCAGGGCAATTTCTTTATCATATTCTTTTAGCTTTAGATTGATCATTTTATGGCCACTTTTAAAGTATTATTTTTTCTTCTAAATAATTAATTCAATTAAAATATTATTTAAATAGTTTTTGTATTATAATAATTTTATAATTATCTATTTATTAAACACCCGAAATAATCTCTAAGTGTTTAAAATAAAGGTAGTATAAGGTTATTAACAGATCACCATATCAGTAAAGTATATAAGGGATGTTACTGGATTAAGGTATAAGCAATTATATTTTAGTTACTAATCAATTTTTTTTGTATTATAATGGATTTTATTAAATGGTTTTCTCCATTTTTTTTAAAAAAATTCAGAAGTTGTTCATATAAGAATTTCCGACAACTCGCTGGAAAAATTTTGGATAATCTTTTAAACTTTTTTTACTTGATATTTGAGATTTAACTCTTATTATCCCTGATATTTCATCAACGGCCTCTTAATCAAGGCCATAAAGGAATATTATGATAAAAAAGAAGATTAATCATACATATTAAATATAATTAATTATACCTATCACCATATAAAAAAGATTCCTTAAGGGATAAAATTGAATAAAAATAAAATAGAGAATAAAATAATTAAAAATAACAATAATACTAGTTCATTATTTATTTTCAGAAAGAATCTGAAATAATTTACAAGAATTAGACTCAATTAGGAGATTAAATATGGAAATTGAAATAATAGCCATTGGCGGATATGAAGAAGTAGGTAAAAACATGTCCGCAGTTAGAATTGGTGAAGAAATCATCATATTCGACATGGGAATCCACCTGGACCGCCTACACATTCACGAAGATACAGATATAGACAAGATGCACAGTTTAGATCTAATTGAGAGAGGAGTCATACCAGATGACACGCTGATGAAGGACGTTAATGGTAAAGTAAAGGCCATCGTATTCACCCACGGGCACCTGGACCATATTGGAGCTGTGGCCAAACTGGCCCACCGATATGATGCTCCCATAATAGCAACCCCTTTCACCATGGCTCTCATAGAGAGGGTTGCAAAATGGGAACGGAAGTTCAAGTTTAATAATCCCCTGCAGATTCTAAATTCTGGTGAAAAATGTCAGATATCACCAGATATCACACTGGAGTTCGTACGTACTACCCATAGTATACCTCAGGCAGTAACACCGGCTTTACACACCTCAGAGGGAATAATAGTTTATTCTAATGATTTCAAGTTTGATAATCATCAGAAAATCTCCCCACCACCAGACTATCAAAGATTCCTGGAACTGGGTGAAAAAGGAGTCTTGAGTCTTATAGTAGACTCAACCCGTGCCGCCGAGCGTGAGGAGGTTAAAACCCACTCCGAAAAGATAGCCCGGATAGTGCTCCAGGACATACTGGAACAACCTTTAAAAGACGACCAGGGAATTTTAATCACTACTTTCGCATCTCATATTGAAAGAGTGCAGGCCATATGTGATATCGTAGGTCAGAGTGACCGTAAAATGCTCCTTCTGGGTCGTTCTATGGAAAGATATTGTGGCCTGGCAGAAAAAATGGGAATACTTGACCTCCCTAAAAATGCCAGTATTTATGGTAGTCCCAAGTCCATTAATCGGGCCTTAAGTCTGGCTGAAGAAAAGCGCTCTGATTATGTTCTTTTAACTACGGGACATCAGGGAGAACCAGATGCACTTCTGCCTAGAATAGCCAATGATAAAACCAGTTTTCTGGTACAACCAGGAGATAATGTAATCATCTCCGCCCCAATTATACCCAATCCTCTCAATAAAGCCAACCGTAATCTTTTAGAGATGCGGTTAAAATCAAAGGGTGCTCGAATATACACCAATGCCCACGTTTCTGGACATGCTGGTCGCGAAGACCACCGTGATTTTTTAAGGATGCTCAATCCAGCACATTTAATTCCAGCCCATGGAAATCTGGAAATGTTATCTGCTTATGCTGAATTGGCCGAAGAAGAAGGTTACCGCATCGGTAAAAATATTCATCTATTGCGTAATGGACAGGCCCAGGTTTTTAATAGAAACCCGGAAAACACAAAACCATGATCCTGCTTCATGATTTAATAGGATTAAATGGTTTAGAATAGAATAATGTTATTTTAAGGGTTTATTTCATTATTAAAAACCCCTATTATTACTTATTTTTATTTAATAAATTCTATTTTTTTATTAAATTTAAGAATTAACTAAATAAGCCTATTTTAATTATAACTCCTTTAAATAAATCATATTTAAATTTAAAACATTAAAAATTATAAAAAGCACACCAAACAAGCGTTAATGTATTTTTCGCTTTTAAAACAATATTTCAAGGATTGATTAATAAAATGTCTTTCATAAGTAAAATAAAAAATAAAATAAAAAATTTAAATACAAAAGCTGAAGTCTTATCCGGAACCACCGTGGCCCTGGCCCTTATACCAGAAGCCATTGCTTTTTCCATTATTGCCCACGTGAATCCATTGGTGGGCCTTTACTCTGCATTTATTATTGGGCTAATCACCGCCATGATTGGTGGCCGGCCAGGTATGATCTCTGGTGCCACCGGAGCCGTGGCCGTGGTAGTGGTGGCCCTGGTGATCCAACACGGTCCTGAATATTTATTTGCTGCCGTGGTTTTAATGGGAATCATACAGATAACTATTGGATTTTTAAAGCTGGGAAAATTCATTCGTCTGGTGCCCCAGGCCGTAATGTTTGGTTTTTTAAATGGCCTGGCCATAATCATCTTTACTTCACAGTTTACCCAGTTCCAAACACCAGATGGTAGCTGGCTCACTGGACCAGTACTGTGGATCATGTTAGCCTTTGTGGGACTATCCATGGCCATTATTCACTTTTTACCCAAGGTGAGTAAGGCCATTCCCTCCGCATTAGCTGCTATTGTGGCTGTTTCGGCCATCACCATTGTTTTTCAGATTCCCACTAAAACCGTAGGGGATATGGCCTCCATTGCCGGAGGACTTCCCGCATTCCACCTGCCCATGGTTCCCTTAAATTTAGAAACTCTGGCCATTATTTTTCCTTATGCACTCATAATGGCCATGGTAGGATTGATTGAAAGTTTACTGACCCTGAATGTAATTGATGAGATGACTGAAACCCGAGGACGGGGAAATAAGGAAAGTGTGGCCCAGGGAGTGGCCAATACTATCTGTGGTTTCTTCGGAGGTATGGGTGGATGTGCCATGATTGGACAGAGTATCATCAATGTTACCTCTGGTGGTAGAAACCGGATTTCAGGGATTACTGCTGCACTAGGATTAATAATTATTGTGGTGGCTGGTGCGTCACTGGTAGAACAAATACCCATGGCGGCCCTGGTGGGAGTAATGTTTATGGTGGCCATTGGAACCTTTGAATGGGCCTCCTTTAGAATAATAAAAAAGGTGCCCAGAACCGATGTAATTGTGATGATAATTGTGGCATCAGTAACGGTTTTATTCCACAACCTGGCCGCAGCAGTTATTGTTGGTGTTATTATCTCAGCCCTGGCCTTTGCCTGGGAAAGTGCCCGCCGTATCCATGCCCACACCACTATTGACTCGGATAATGTTAAACACTACGAAATAGAAGGGCCTCTATTTTTCGGTTCTATAACTGCATTTAAAGATATATTTGATTATAAAAACGATCCAGATGAGGTAATTATTGATTTTAATCAGTCCAGTGTTCGGGATCATTCTGCCATTGAGGCCTTAAATTACATCACTGAAAAGTACGCTAAATGTGGTAAGAAGATCCATCTAAGGCATTTAAGTGAAGACTGCCGATTACTGCTGGACAATGCCTCCGCGATAATTGAGGTCAATCACTGGGAAGATCCCCATTACAAGATTGCAGATGATATTTTAGAATAAGATTTTTGAAAAACAACAAAGTTATATATTTAAATAATGATATATTTGGAAAAAGGAAACATATTTCCGGTGATAACATGCTTGAAATAATTATTTTAATCGGGGCATTGATTGTAGCTTTGATCATAGTTATAAAGTCAGCAGATCTATTTGTAGATAATTTGGTAGACATTGGTGGGGCTTTGGGAATATCCCAGATAATATTGGGAGTTACTGCTGCTGCTATCGGAACTTCCCTGCCTGAGTTTGGATCAGCCGTGATAGCTTCGCTTTCAGGTAGCGTTGAGATAGGTGTAGGTACCGTAATAGGATCCAATATATGGAACATTGCAGGTATACTCGGTATTTCAGCCGTTGTTGCGGGAATTATACGGACTGATTCGAGTGGAATTAATCGTGATGGAGCGGTAACACTTGCCACAGGACTAATTCTCATATTTTTCATGTTATTTGGAGATATTAACTGGATTGCGTCTGTGGTTATGATAGTTCTTTACATATTCTACTTATGGCGATTAATAAAGTCTCAAAAAGAATATAAAGCAGAGAAAATTAAAGAAGAAAAAACCGATAAAATCTCTGAAAGAAAACCAATTGATAAAAAAAAGATTGGTTTTGTAATTTTAGGTTTGGTCGGTTTGATTGTGGGCTGTAGAATCCTTGTTTACAGTGGAGTTGAGCTTGCAAGGATCGCTGGAATACCTGAGATGATTATGGGACTTTTCACATTAGCAATTGGAACCAGCATACCTGAATTGGTAGTCACCGTATCCTCGGCCATGAAAGGTTTGCACGAACTATCCATAGGAACCGTACTTGGAAGTAACACCTTCAACATACTCATAGGTATCGGTATACCTGCACTATTCATGAGCATACCCGTTGAAAAACTTTCATTAACCTTCGACGCACCCGTAATGATCTTTGTAACAGTTTTACTCCTGTTCCTAGTAAAAAAGAATGGTAAACTCACTAGAAATGGTGGAATATTATTACTGGCCATCTATATTTCATATGCCATAATTAGATTAACGGTATT is a genomic window containing:
- a CDS encoding sodium-independent anion transporter is translated as MSFISKIKNKIKNLNTKAEVLSGTTVALALIPEAIAFSIIAHVNPLVGLYSAFIIGLITAMIGGRPGMISGATGAVAVVVVALVIQHGPEYLFAAVVLMGIIQITIGFLKLGKFIRLVPQAVMFGFLNGLAIIIFTSQFTQFQTPDGSWLTGPVLWIMLAFVGLSMAIIHFLPKVSKAIPSALAAIVAVSAITIVFQIPTKTVGDMASIAGGLPAFHLPMVPLNLETLAIIFPYALIMAMVGLIESLLTLNVIDEMTETRGRGNKESVAQGVANTICGFFGGMGGCAMIGQSIINVTSGGRNRISGITAALGLIIIVVAGASLVEQIPMAALVGVMFMVAIGTFEWASFRIIKKVPRTDVIVMIIVASVTVLFHNLAAAVIVGVIISALAFAWESARRIHAHTTIDSDNVKHYEIEGPLFFGSITAFKDIFDYKNDPDEVIIDFNQSSVRDHSAIEALNYITEKYAKCGKKIHLRHLSEDCRLLLDNASAIIEVNHWEDPHYKIADDILE
- a CDS encoding FMN-binding glutamate synthase family protein → MVEPSNIRINITDSEENRTKCYCRLCPSYPHDCEGEILFCGKNASKCEIEVAGCLCSKCPVYSKYNLNGNYYCDKVETGTSKVLMRKQNTHEDLQFYKKIVNIKDQSLTGQNIVGAMGSQKKQLFSLDDLFFVPAQVNKIPLNMEEPVNTTLTLGPNAKKPLNVSSPIMISGMSFGAVSKKVKIVIAESAEKLKIAYNSGEGGIINENRTTNLDYKIVQYSTGRYGVDEDILKSAAAIEIRFGQGAYPGKGSYLPAEKITPEVARMRGLKKGESSYSPAHHPDMTDIDAIKNKVTWLRELTNGIPIGAKIGCGDVEADVKVLAEVGVDFIALDGFGGGTGATDLYVRDNVGMPVFAAIPLAFNTLDNLGVKDKTTLIASGGLRSSADFTKCLALGADAVYIGTAALIAINCQQYRVCYSGLCPTGIATQNPELVKQLDIPEGIAKLTKFIELSTQEIANLTRIVGKNDINLLFKDDIRSESPDMAKLTGVKWMNGQYIN
- a CDS encoding ribonuclease J, whose protein sequence is MEIEIIAIGGYEEVGKNMSAVRIGEEIIIFDMGIHLDRLHIHEDTDIDKMHSLDLIERGVIPDDTLMKDVNGKVKAIVFTHGHLDHIGAVAKLAHRYDAPIIATPFTMALIERVAKWERKFKFNNPLQILNSGEKCQISPDITLEFVRTTHSIPQAVTPALHTSEGIIVYSNDFKFDNHQKISPPPDYQRFLELGEKGVLSLIVDSTRAAEREEVKTHSEKIARIVLQDILEQPLKDDQGILITTFASHIERVQAICDIVGQSDRKMLLLGRSMERYCGLAEKMGILDLPKNASIYGSPKSINRALSLAEEKRSDYVLLTTGHQGEPDALLPRIANDKTSFLVQPGDNVIISAPIIPNPLNKANRNLLEMRLKSKGARIYTNAHVSGHAGREDHRDFLRMLNPAHLIPAHGNLEMLSAYAELAEEEGYRIGKNIHLLRNGQAQVFNRNPENTKP
- a CDS encoding cation transporter, with amino-acid sequence MLEIIILIGALIVALIIVIKSADLFVDNLVDIGGALGISQIILGVTAAAIGTSLPEFGSAVIASLSGSVEIGVGTVIGSNIWNIAGILGISAVVAGIIRTDSSGINRDGAVTLATGLILIFFMLFGDINWIASVVMIVLYIFYLWRLIKSQKEYKAEKIKEEKTDKISERKPIDKKKIGFVILGLVGLIVGCRILVYSGVELARIAGIPEMIMGLFTLAIGTSIPELVVTVSSAMKGLHELSIGTVLGSNTFNILIGIGIPALFMSIPVEKLSLTFDAPVMIFVTVLLLFLVKKNGKLTRNGGILLLAIYISYAIIRLTVLV
- a CDS encoding DUF2769 domain-containing protein, which codes for MSKVEFNMENWEKCICKSCPVQADSKCAREKKMKAMEMMPKLKESKMMPEPEMVPGMYCANGKATCTDIDVSKMCQCNMCPLWKENDLPNGEPMGYFCRDGAAR